A window of Desulfatibacillum aliphaticivorans DSM 15576 contains these coding sequences:
- a CDS encoding PAS domain S-box protein has translation MTIKSKIFAAGAVFFIVFVLLAFMSIWTQHEVLANRNIRDSVDKKLADIQEFEEWKTSLIRSVSDIAAQEHVPSLAREQFLLPAGQQMPGYDILSESRLRLVDLIASKEKASADIDEAFDDIRIEINSLYYQLDDRISTVLAILQLERVMGGDASEKGALAPYVLKSLNQLTLVALNSLISRNFSNEHKSVVMKNQRFISSQLELIDSDGSLLALFSELFAQIESLERLIGESDATLLRYQTQIAEARDAFDSAAKSTEMNAVVAKAKSDLDAANVKLENASRSTLTAVFVFLFLVPLLVIIFGIFGLNTIILRPISQLMHAMKRVEDGAFDVAVPIRAKDEIGKLAWAFNAMAAEITSKVAEMSRLNQGLRESESKYKTLVNNIPQRIFLKDKNFKYVSCNRNYAQDVNMTEAQIEGKNDFDLFPKEIAEKYRSDDERILSAGESEEIEESYIKDGETMVVQTVKIPIRDDAGEVSGVLGIFWDITERRKMEESLRITRFSFENAPLGIYLIGEGRRILDVNEAAARMLGYTREELASMGTWEVDPFQAKLDDEAAWNIAKAQKEGECFESVHLRQDGSEVPVEVSSSLFEYEGLRYAVAFIQDITERKQAEEELRKSRRLLSNILESMDESVATIDQEFVYQLVNRRHEECFDQPRRDVVGRTVWDLFPGVKETPAWRYMNRAMQGEMVGGVEIKVPKLDGTELWMRGSYSPLKDSDGKVIGVVGVGVDVTQQKKDEEELRRLRNYLSNIIDSMPSVLVGVDSKGRVTQWNKRAEQVTGIRSENARFQPLAKVFSGLSIEMERIQASIRDRQVLHNSKAPSRSQEETRYEDITIYPLVANGVEGAVIRVDDVTEQVRLEELMIQNEKMLSVGGLAAGMAHEINNPLAGIIQTANVMRSRLEQLELPANIRAAEEAGASMDVIMAYMEKRSIFRMLDAIDESGKRVAEIVKNMLSFARKSNETFSLHHPVHLMDKILELASTDYDLKKQQDFKTIKIIKEYEENLPEISCEGTKIQQVLLNILRNGAHAMQSLDASGGYTPCFVLRLAREENMLRMEIQDNGPGMDKATVSRIFEPFFTTKPVGEGTGLGLSVSYFIITQNHGGTMDVVSSSGNGANFIIRLPLAHVNDNA, from the coding sequence ATGACGATAAAAAGTAAAATTTTTGCTGCAGGCGCCGTATTTTTTATTGTTTTCGTCCTCCTCGCCTTTATGAGCATCTGGACCCAACACGAAGTCTTGGCAAATCGAAACATCCGGGACAGTGTAGACAAAAAACTGGCGGATATTCAGGAGTTTGAAGAATGGAAGACCAGTTTGATTCGTTCGGTTTCGGACATCGCGGCCCAGGAACATGTCCCGTCCCTTGCCAGGGAGCAATTCCTCCTGCCCGCCGGACAGCAAATGCCAGGTTATGACATTTTGTCTGAGTCAAGGCTGCGGCTGGTGGATCTGATTGCATCGAAGGAAAAGGCGTCGGCGGATATTGATGAGGCTTTCGACGATATCAGGATTGAAATTAATTCTTTGTATTATCAATTGGATGATAGGATATCCACGGTTTTGGCCATCCTTCAGTTGGAACGCGTCATGGGAGGGGATGCTTCCGAAAAAGGCGCCTTGGCGCCTTATGTCTTAAAAAGCCTGAATCAACTGACGCTGGTTGCGCTCAACAGCTTGATATCCAGAAATTTTTCCAACGAACACAAAAGCGTGGTCATGAAAAATCAGCGATTTATTTCCTCGCAGCTTGAACTGATTGATTCGGACGGCAGTCTTCTCGCCTTGTTTTCGGAACTGTTCGCCCAAATCGAATCCCTTGAGCGATTGATTGGCGAGTCGGATGCGACCCTTTTGCGCTACCAAACACAGATTGCAGAAGCAAGAGACGCTTTTGACTCGGCCGCCAAATCAACGGAGATGAACGCCGTTGTTGCAAAAGCCAAATCAGATCTGGACGCCGCCAATGTGAAATTGGAAAATGCAAGCCGCTCCACTCTGACGGCGGTGTTTGTTTTTCTTTTTTTGGTTCCTCTTCTCGTAATTATCTTTGGCATTTTTGGCTTGAATACGATTATTTTGCGTCCCATCAGCCAGCTGATGCACGCCATGAAACGGGTTGAAGACGGCGCCTTTGATGTAGCGGTCCCGATCCGGGCCAAGGATGAAATCGGTAAACTTGCCTGGGCGTTTAATGCCATGGCGGCGGAGATCACGTCCAAAGTTGCGGAGATGTCGAGGCTGAATCAAGGGCTTCGCGAAAGCGAGTCCAAATACAAGACTCTCGTCAATAATATTCCGCAGCGAATTTTCCTTAAAGACAAAAATTTTAAATATGTTTCATGCAACCGGAATTACGCACAGGATGTGAATATGACGGAGGCGCAGATTGAAGGGAAAAATGACTTTGATCTGTTTCCAAAGGAAATTGCCGAAAAATACCGGTCCGATGATGAACGGATACTCTCGGCGGGGGAATCGGAGGAAATTGAGGAATCCTATATCAAAGACGGAGAAACCATGGTTGTTCAGACCGTTAAAATTCCGATACGGGATGATGCGGGGGAAGTCAGCGGCGTTCTAGGCATCTTTTGGGATATCACCGAACGCCGAAAAATGGAAGAATCCTTGCGCATCACCCGGTTCAGTTTCGAAAACGCCCCCTTGGGGATCTACCTGATCGGCGAAGGCAGGCGCATCCTGGATGTCAATGAGGCCGCCGCCCGGATGCTGGGGTATACGCGGGAGGAACTGGCCTCCATGGGTACTTGGGAGGTTGATCCCTTTCAGGCAAAGTTAGACGACGAGGCGGCCTGGAATATTGCAAAAGCCCAAAAAGAAGGGGAGTGCTTCGAATCTGTGCACCTCAGGCAAGACGGCTCCGAGGTTCCTGTGGAAGTTAGCAGCAGCCTGTTCGAATACGAAGGGCTGAGATATGCGGTCGCCTTTATTCAGGATATCACCGAGCGCAAACAGGCGGAAGAGGAATTGCGAAAAAGCAGGCGGCTGCTCAGCAATATTTTGGAATCCATGGATGAGTCCGTGGCGACGATAGACCAGGAATTTGTTTATCAGCTTGTCAATAGGAGGCATGAAGAATGTTTCGATCAACCGAGGCGGGATGTGGTGGGCAGAACTGTTTGGGATCTCTTCCCCGGCGTAAAAGAGACGCCGGCATGGCGTTATATGAACAGGGCGATGCAAGGCGAGATGGTTGGCGGCGTTGAGATTAAGGTCCCTAAATTGGACGGAACCGAGTTGTGGATGCGAGGGTCCTATTCTCCGTTAAAGGATTCCGATGGAAAGGTCATCGGCGTAGTAGGCGTCGGCGTGGACGTCACCCAACAAAAGAAGGACGAAGAAGAATTGCGCCGCTTGCGCAACTACCTGTCCAACATCATTGACTCCATGCCTTCGGTCCTGGTGGGGGTGGACTCCAAAGGGAGGGTCACCCAGTGGAATAAACGGGCCGAGCAGGTCACCGGGATACGCTCGGAAAACGCCCGGTTCCAACCCCTGGCCAAGGTGTTCTCCGGCCTGTCAATTGAAATGGAACGCATCCAGGCTTCCATCCGGGACCGCCAGGTGCTCCATAATTCAAAGGCCCCCAGCCGAAGCCAGGAGGAAACCCGTTACGAGGATATCACCATTTATCCCCTGGTAGCCAATGGCGTGGAAGGCGCCGTTATCCGGGTGGATGACGTGACGGAACAGGTGCGGCTTGAGGAGTTGATGATCCAGAATGAAAAAATGCTGTCCGTTGGCGGGCTGGCTGCAGGCATGGCTCACGAGATAAACAACCCCCTGGCCGGCATCATACAGACTGCGAATGTGATGCGGTCAAGGCTGGAGCAATTGGAATTGCCGGCAAACATCCGCGCCGCAGAAGAGGCGGGAGCGTCCATGGATGTGATCATGGCGTACATGGAAAAGAGAAGCATATTCAGGATGCTGGACGCCATTGATGAGTCCGGCAAAAGGGTGGCGGAAATCGTCAAAAATATGCTCAGCTTCGCCAGGAAATCCAATGAGACTTTTTCACTCCATCATCCGGTGCACCTTATGGATAAAATCCTTGAACTGGCGTCCACGGATTATGACTTGAAAAAGCAGCAGGATTTCAAAACAATCAAAATCATCAAAGAATATGAGGAAAATCTTCCTGAAATTTCTTGTGAAGGGACTAAAATCCAGCAGGTCCTGCTTAACATTCTCCGAAACGGCGCCCATGCCATGCAATCCTTGGATGCAAGCGGCGGGTACACGCCCTGTTTTGTCTTACGGCTTGCCAGGGAAGAAAACATGCTGCGCATGGAAATCCAGGACAACGGCCCTGGCATGGACAAGGCAACCGTGTCCCGGATTTTTGAACCCTTTTTCACGACAAAACCCGTGGGTGAAGGAACCGGACTTGGGCTGTCCGTCTCGTATTTCATCATCACGCAGAATCACGGCGGAACCATGGATGTGGTTTCCTCGTCGGGCAATGGCGCCAATTTCATAATCCGCCTGCCCTTGGCTCATGTTAATGACAATGCGTGA
- a CDS encoding sulfotransferase family protein produces MKSRAVAILGMHRCGTSMAARIVNLLGAYLGRKEDLMGPAYDNEAGFWERWDLMEFHDKALQSMGRTWDDPSPMPDWGALSQARSLERELIAKIEDVFTGQPLWAFKDPRACLLLPLWKNALSALNIDWQIVAAVRNPVDSIGSLARRNEYSWEKCCALWELHYRQVLDHIRETPHVIVLFEELCNAPAVQIAKLASALEIDVDEKALENAARSIRPDLIHNHSKEKYRLPAQVEETYGRLRKKALSLK; encoded by the coding sequence ATGAAATCCAGGGCCGTCGCCATATTGGGCATGCACCGTTGCGGAACCTCCATGGCCGCCCGGATCGTCAACCTGCTGGGCGCCTATCTAGGCCGGAAAGAAGACCTCATGGGGCCGGCCTATGACAATGAGGCCGGTTTCTGGGAGCGGTGGGACTTGATGGAGTTCCACGACAAAGCCTTGCAGTCCATGGGCAGAACCTGGGACGATCCATCCCCCATGCCCGATTGGGGCGCCCTGTCCCAGGCCCGAAGCCTGGAGCGGGAGTTGATCGCCAAAATTGAAGATGTCTTTACTGGCCAGCCTCTCTGGGCATTTAAAGACCCCAGGGCCTGCCTGCTTTTACCGCTATGGAAAAACGCTCTGTCCGCCTTAAACATTGACTGGCAGATCGTGGCGGCAGTGCGCAATCCCGTGGACTCCATTGGGTCTCTGGCCCGGCGCAACGAGTATTCCTGGGAAAAATGCTGCGCTTTGTGGGAGCTGCACTATCGGCAAGTTTTGGATCATATAAGGGAAACCCCTCACGTCATCGTCCTCTTTGAAGAACTGTGCAACGCCCCGGCAGTTCAGATCGCAAAATTGGCTTCCGCCTTGGAAATTGATGTGGATGAAAAAGCGCTTGAGAACGCGGCTCGCTCCATCAGGCCGGATCTGATTCATAATCATTCCAAGGAGAAATACAGGCTGCCCGCTCAGGTGGAAGAAACATATGGACGCCTAAGAAAGAAGGCCCTGAGCCTCAAGTAA
- a CDS encoding cache domain-containing protein has product MVMILLVLGFAPASTAQDNEPIQDIAAKTKGIVDAAYDYVRLHSGDMPAVQHALQTNPDFFDRENGLYVFIHCYNIEKKEAVCCGQGSRPELVGKNMWNLRTPSGRLLFFEIARMIEKDGEGWIEYDWLNPYTKTLMSKYSYVRGITLQDGQKAWVGCGFWKNKNKDFQHDDKK; this is encoded by the coding sequence ATGGTAATGATACTCCTGGTTTTAGGGTTCGCGCCTGCATCGACTGCCCAGGACAATGAGCCTATTCAGGACATCGCCGCAAAAACAAAAGGGATTGTCGACGCGGCTTATGATTACGTCCGCCTGCATTCCGGCGACATGCCCGCGGTGCAGCACGCCCTTCAAACCAACCCGGATTTTTTCGACCGGGAAAATGGTCTTTATGTTTTTATACATTGCTACAATATCGAAAAAAAAGAGGCCGTATGCTGCGGGCAGGGAAGTCGTCCGGAGCTTGTTGGGAAGAATATGTGGAATCTGAGAACGCCCAGCGGCAGGCTGCTTTTTTTTGAGATCGCCCGGATGATTGAGAAGGACGGCGAGGGATGGATTGAATATGATTGGCTGAACCCTTATACGAAGACGCTTATGTCAAAATATTCCTATGTGAGGGGGATTACCCTGCAAGACGGGCAAAAAGCCTGGGTGGGATGCGGGTTCTGGAAAAACAAAAACAAGGATTTTCAGCATGACGATAAAAAGTAA
- a CDS encoding glycosyltransferase family 4 protein, translating into MRVVYIGERIQHHAGRSGYDQFARRVRSRPLSPAIHHALTSILERTPSSAVKARLDSPPYSWYWRPEQLAQELHAMGSMALAGGVYHWLYGENDFRWAGRFPRRKGAKIVVSMHQPPQIFERVFPDPKALRQADAVLACCRSQGDYLKNLAGEDKVHVIPHGVDADFFTPAPKPAEEKFIVLAVGSWLRDFSLLMEVIREADRRQSGLCFHLVPPQDRIKDFDGAPNTKIFYGVPDAQLLSLYQSASVLFMPVTDFTASNTLLEGMACGLPAVATDVGGMGDYMDSSCGVLVPPSDPEQALTALLNLKENQNLAPAMAESARKRALEFDWKKIAQSVMKVYRGLYAR; encoded by the coding sequence GTGAGGGTGGTCTACATCGGGGAGCGCATACAACACCATGCCGGGCGCTCGGGCTACGACCAGTTTGCCCGGCGCGTCCGCTCAAGGCCTTTATCCCCTGCAATCCACCATGCATTGACGTCCATCTTAGAAAGGACGCCCTCCAGCGCCGTCAAGGCCCGCCTGGACTCTCCCCCCTACTCCTGGTATTGGAGGCCGGAGCAGCTTGCACAGGAGCTGCACGCAATGGGATCTATGGCCCTTGCAGGCGGCGTTTACCACTGGCTGTACGGAGAAAACGACTTTCGATGGGCGGGGCGCTTTCCCCGGCGGAAAGGCGCCAAAATTGTTGTCAGCATGCACCAGCCGCCTCAGATCTTTGAGAGGGTTTTTCCCGACCCCAAGGCCCTCAGGCAAGCGGACGCCGTGCTGGCGTGCTGCCGCAGCCAGGGGGATTATTTGAAGAATTTGGCGGGGGAGGATAAGGTTCATGTAATCCCCCACGGCGTGGATGCGGATTTTTTCACGCCCGCTCCAAAGCCTGCGGAGGAAAAATTCATCGTGCTGGCCGTGGGAAGCTGGCTAAGGGACTTTTCCCTGCTGATGGAAGTCATCCGGGAAGCCGACAGGCGCCAGTCAGGACTTTGCTTTCACCTGGTTCCGCCGCAGGACCGGATAAAGGACTTTGACGGGGCGCCAAACACAAAAATTTTTTACGGCGTTCCGGATGCGCAATTGCTTAGCCTGTATCAATCCGCCAGCGTTTTGTTCATGCCGGTCACGGATTTTACGGCAAGTAACACGTTGTTGGAAGGCATGGCCTGCGGACTGCCCGCAGTTGCCACGGACGTGGGCGGCATGGGGGATTATATGGACTCATCCTGCGGCGTTCTTGTACCGCCTTCCGACCCCGAGCAGGCCCTGACCGCACTGCTGAATTTAAAAGAAAATCAAAACTTGGCGCCCGCCATGGCCGAATCCGCTCGAAAAAGGGCCCTGGAATTCGATTGGAAAAAAATCGCCCAGTCAGTCATGAAAGTCTATAGAGGCCTCTATGCCCGATAA
- a CDS encoding AMP-binding protein: MMGKTPNMTDYQKEYDEFKWEVPEYFNFAGDVIDKWAQDPEKLAMLWVDDDGNEVRKTFAQLSAASKKLANLLTSLGVGQGDVVMVVLPRNIEWWEVFTACIRMGALLAPGTTQLTSKDLQFRANKAEASCIITNPELAEKFDKVADECPTVKSKIIITEPREDWTFYTEAVEAASDQFETAKTKSSDNCLVYFTSGTVGFPKMALHTHASYPIGHQVTGKYWLDLKPEDMHWNVSDTGWAKAAWSSYFGPWNMGAAQFIHHTDRFDPIKTLELLAQYPITTMCGAPTIYRMLVLQDLAKFKFPTLRHCVGAGEPLNPEIIEVWKKATGCVIRDGYGQTETVLLAGSFPCIEPRFGSMGRPTPGIELKVIDEDCNELPPNTEGDIAIKVKPNRPVGLFKEYWKEPDRTASVYRGDYYLTGDRAYVDEDGYFWFVGRADDVILTSGYRIGPFEVESALIEHPAVAESAVVSSPDETRGEVVKAFVILAGGFTASDELAKELQEHVKNVTAPYKYPRKIEFVDVLPKTVSGKIRRVQLRNQEWGKE, from the coding sequence ATGATGGGTAAAACACCGAACATGACCGATTATCAAAAAGAGTACGACGAATTTAAATGGGAAGTCCCCGAGTATTTCAACTTCGCCGGAGACGTCATCGACAAGTGGGCTCAAGACCCTGAGAAACTCGCCATGTTGTGGGTGGACGACGACGGAAACGAGGTTCGCAAGACCTTCGCGCAATTGAGCGCCGCCTCCAAAAAGCTGGCCAACCTGCTGACAAGCCTGGGCGTGGGCCAGGGAGACGTTGTGATGGTCGTCCTGCCCCGGAACATCGAGTGGTGGGAAGTCTTCACCGCATGCATCCGCATGGGCGCCCTGCTGGCCCCCGGCACCACCCAGTTGACCTCCAAGGACCTCCAGTTCCGGGCCAACAAAGCGGAAGCCTCCTGCATCATCACCAATCCGGAGTTGGCCGAAAAATTCGATAAGGTCGCCGACGAGTGCCCCACGGTCAAATCCAAAATCATCATCACCGAACCCAGGGAAGACTGGACCTTCTACACCGAGGCCGTGGAAGCCGCGTCCGACCAATTCGAGACCGCCAAGACCAAAAGCAGCGACAACTGCCTGGTTTACTTCACCTCGGGCACCGTGGGGTTCCCCAAAATGGCACTGCACACCCATGCGTCCTATCCCATCGGCCATCAGGTGACCGGCAAATACTGGCTGGACCTCAAGCCTGAGGACATGCACTGGAACGTGAGCGACACCGGCTGGGCCAAGGCCGCCTGGAGCAGCTATTTCGGCCCTTGGAACATGGGCGCAGCCCAGTTCATCCACCATACAGACCGGTTCGATCCCATCAAAACCCTGGAGCTTTTGGCTCAATACCCCATCACCACCATGTGCGGCGCCCCGACCATCTACCGCATGCTGGTGCTTCAGGACCTTGCCAAGTTCAAGTTCCCCACGCTCCGGCATTGCGTGGGCGCGGGCGAGCCTTTGAATCCCGAAATCATCGAAGTCTGGAAGAAAGCCACCGGCTGCGTGATCCGCGACGGCTACGGCCAGACCGAAACCGTGCTTTTGGCCGGCAGCTTCCCCTGCATCGAGCCCCGGTTCGGCTCCATGGGCAGGCCCACCCCGGGCATTGAGCTTAAGGTCATTGACGAAGATTGCAACGAATTGCCCCCCAACACCGAGGGCGACATCGCCATCAAGGTCAAGCCCAACCGGCCCGTGGGGCTTTTCAAGGAATACTGGAAGGAGCCCGACCGCACCGCCTCCGTGTATCGCGGCGATTACTACCTCACCGGCGACAGAGCTTATGTGGACGAAGACGGATATTTCTGGTTCGTGGGCCGCGCCGACGATGTGATCCTGACCTCGGGATACCGCATCGGACCCTTTGAAGTGGAAAGCGCCCTCATCGAGCATCCGGCCGTGGCCGAGTCCGCCGTGGTTTCCAGCCCGGACGAAACAAGGGGCGAAGTGGTCAAGGCATTCGTCATCCTGGCGGGCGGTTTCACCGCAAGCGACGAACTGGCCAAGGAGCTTCAGGAGCACGTGAAAAACGTGACAGCGCCCTACAAGTATCCCCGCAAGATCGAGTTTGTGGACGTCCTGCCTAAGACCGTGAGCGGAAAGATCCGCCGGGTCCAGCTTCGTAACCAGGAATGGGGCAAGGAATAA
- a CDS encoding ABC transporter ATP-binding protein: MPDNASKNTGPAVSVQGICKDFRVSVSEKPGFLRRFVPAPLRPAEKFRSLDNVSFGVSIGETLGIVGRNGSGKTTLLKIICGIMTPTQGEVRVRGRVSTLLDLGAGFDPEFTGLENAYTNGAFMGFSREEMDEKMPAILDFADIGEFIHRAVKTYSSGMYVRLAFAVAIHADPDVLVVDETLAVGDESFRRKCFARINQIRRNGGTVILVSHSLQNIVELCHTALWMERGKIILKGAPSFVVGEYERFANSSFENQKIILDRIADCAEPQVPAQGDRLVEELAGFHQPRVYETNGACILNPRIIGRDGRPVGNLIMGRDYFYTYDVRFDQDAKNVRFGMMVKTQSGLEAGGAVSHGAGDALEFVEKGALLRLRFAFKCQLTPNVYFINAGVQSVGDENSVYLHRIVDAVMFRVTPVPGLLATGIMDFAAHLKEGERVSVERAPEKGAPEKGAPKP; this comes from the coding sequence ATGCCCGATAACGCCTCGAAAAATACAGGCCCTGCGGTTTCCGTACAGGGGATATGCAAGGATTTCAGGGTCTCCGTCTCTGAAAAGCCGGGATTTCTCCGCCGTTTCGTCCCAGCCCCCTTGAGACCGGCCGAAAAATTCCGTTCCCTGGACAACGTGAGCTTTGGCGTCTCCATAGGCGAAACTCTGGGCATTGTGGGCAGAAACGGGTCGGGCAAAACCACCCTGCTTAAAATCATTTGCGGCATTATGACGCCGACTCAGGGAGAGGTTCGGGTGCGCGGCAGAGTGTCCACACTCCTGGATCTGGGAGCGGGGTTCGACCCGGAGTTCACGGGCCTGGAAAACGCCTACACAAACGGCGCGTTCATGGGGTTCTCCCGGGAGGAGATGGACGAAAAAATGCCGGCCATCCTGGACTTTGCCGACATCGGGGAATTCATCCACAGGGCGGTCAAAACCTATTCCAGCGGCATGTACGTGAGGCTGGCCTTTGCCGTGGCAATCCACGCCGATCCCGACGTCCTTGTGGTGGACGAAACCCTGGCCGTGGGCGACGAATCCTTCCGCAGGAAATGCTTCGCCCGAATCAACCAGATCCGCCGCAATGGCGGTACGGTCATCCTGGTTTCCCACTCCCTGCAAAACATTGTGGAGTTATGCCACACGGCCCTGTGGATGGAGCGGGGAAAAATCATCCTAAAAGGCGCGCCGTCTTTTGTTGTAGGCGAATACGAACGGTTCGCCAATTCGTCCTTTGAAAACCAGAAAATCATTCTGGACCGGATTGCGGACTGCGCGGAACCCCAGGTTCCCGCCCAGGGCGATCGTCTGGTGGAGGAACTGGCCGGCTTTCATCAGCCCCGGGTGTACGAAACCAACGGCGCATGCATCCTAAACCCGCGGATTATCGGCCGGGACGGCAGGCCCGTGGGCAACCTGATTATGGGCAGGGACTATTTTTACACCTATGACGTGCGGTTCGACCAAGACGCCAAAAACGTCAGGTTCGGCATGATGGTCAAGACCCAAAGCGGGCTGGAGGCGGGCGGAGCCGTCTCCCATGGCGCGGGCGACGCGCTGGAGTTTGTGGAAAAAGGCGCCTTGCTTCGCCTGCGTTTCGCCTTCAAGTGCCAGCTTACGCCCAATGTGTATTTTATCAACGCCGGCGTCCAAAGTGTGGGAGATGAAAACTCCGTATATCTGCATCGCATAGTGGACGCCGTTATGTTCCGGGTGACGCCGGTCCCTGGACTGTTGGCCACGGGGATCATGGATTTCGCCGCCCACCTGAAAGAAGGCGAACGGGTCAGCGTGGAACGGGCGCCCGAAAAAGGGGCGCCCGAAAAAGGGGCGCCAAAGCCATGA